From one Candidatus Zixiibacteriota bacterium genomic stretch:
- the ispH gene encoding 4-hydroxy-3-methylbut-2-enyl diphosphate reductase — MIKEIHIARHHGFCMGVKRAINIAEETAEKSSGKVTILNEIVHNEAVVERFRSQGVGQAFSVDDVDEGTLIISAHGIAPDVIRRAGAKGLNVVDATCPLVTVIYDIIKKVVPQGYYVIHYGDRNHDETEGVVGYAPDRITVVSSIEELAGLPSWTDRKLGLTVQTTSEMSKTEEFKKAAQEKWPHIEIFDTICNATNKRQSAILALAPHMDMMLVVGSKSSANSTRLAKISHELCGRGYLINSADDIDERWFIDQPEIEKVGISAGASTPDFLVEAVVQKLVDISGGTAHVVLPEKKQRIRNVAGTAR; from the coding sequence ATGATCAAGGAGATCCATATCGCCCGGCACCACGGTTTTTGCATGGGTGTCAAGCGTGCGATAAATATCGCCGAGGAGACGGCGGAGAAATCGTCCGGGAAAGTGACGATTCTCAACGAAATCGTGCACAACGAAGCGGTGGTGGAGCGGTTTCGCAGCCAGGGGGTGGGGCAGGCGTTTTCGGTCGATGATGTCGACGAAGGGACGCTGATCATATCGGCGCACGGTATCGCCCCGGACGTGATTCGGCGGGCCGGGGCCAAGGGTTTGAACGTGGTTGATGCGACCTGTCCGCTGGTGACCGTGATATACGATATCATCAAGAAGGTCGTCCCGCAGGGGTACTACGTGATCCATTACGGCGACCGCAACCACGACGAGACCGAGGGAGTGGTCGGCTACGCGCCGGACCGAATCACGGTGGTATCGTCAATCGAGGAGCTTGCGGGTTTGCCGTCGTGGACGGATCGCAAGCTGGGGTTGACGGTCCAGACGACATCGGAGATGTCCAAAACCGAAGAGTTCAAGAAGGCGGCCCAGGAGAAGTGGCCGCATATCGAGATATTCGACACCATCTGTAACGCCACCAACAAGCGGCAATCGGCGATATTGGCGCTGGCGCCGCACATGGACATGATGCTGGTGGTCGGATCCAAGAGCTCCGCCAATTCCACCCGGCTGGCGAAGATTTCGCATGAGTTGTGCGGTCGGGGGTACCTGATCAATTCAGCCGACGATATCGACGAGCGCTGGTTTATCGACCAGCCGGAGATCGAGAAAGTCGGTATATCCGCAGGCGCATCGACCCCCGATTTTCTGGTCGAGGCGGTCGTGCAGAAGCTGGTCGATATATCGGGCGGTACGGCGCACGTGGTACTACCTGAAAAGAAGCAGCGAATCCGCAATGTAGCGGGCACGGCCCGCTGA
- the lipA gene encoding lipoyl synthase, which yields MNKVFFTQPMERYSAESPNPKAPPVSRRMNTPHQRLPEWIRIRPKNGPNFERVRDILKTTGLHSVCQEAACPNIRECWDEGTATFMILGKHCTRGCNFCDVLKAQPIGHDLEEPQRLADAVAQLKLKQVVITSVTRDDLPDGGASTFARTVELLRRQDKEVKVEVLTPDFTGRRQDIYTVLDAGIDVFAHNVETVGRLHKRVRGAAKLDRSLEVLRIASQYSPRPVIKTGFMVGLGETKDELMELMYQCHAAGVDIVTIGQYLRPSLAHLPVERFYHPEEFAELARIGMEQVGLGHVEAGPLVRSSYKAFHQSKHLLEVS from the coding sequence ATGAATAAAGTCTTTTTTACCCAACCGATGGAACGCTATTCGGCCGAGTCGCCGAATCCCAAAGCGCCACCGGTATCCAGGCGAATGAATACGCCACACCAGCGTCTGCCGGAGTGGATCAGAATACGCCCGAAAAACGGGCCGAACTTCGAGCGGGTCAGAGATATCCTGAAGACCACCGGGTTGCACTCGGTCTGTCAGGAGGCAGCCTGTCCGAATATCCGCGAGTGCTGGGATGAAGGCACCGCGACTTTCATGATTCTGGGCAAGCACTGCACGCGCGGCTGCAATTTCTGCGACGTGCTCAAGGCCCAGCCGATCGGACATGACCTGGAGGAGCCGCAGCGGCTGGCCGATGCGGTGGCCCAGCTCAAGCTCAAGCAAGTGGTGATCACCTCGGTCACCAGAGATGACCTGCCGGATGGGGGAGCCTCTACATTTGCCCGGACTGTAGAGCTCCTCCGAAGGCAGGATAAAGAAGTCAAGGTGGAAGTCCTCACGCCGGATTTCACCGGCCGGAGGCAGGATATCTATACGGTACTCGACGCCGGAATCGACGTTTTTGCGCACAATGTCGAGACGGTGGGGCGGCTGCACAAGCGGGTGCGCGGTGCGGCGAAGCTCGACCGATCGCTGGAAGTCCTCAGAATAGCATCGCAGTATTCTCCACGCCCCGTGATCAAGACCGGATTCATGGTGGGCTTGGGGGAGACGAAGGATGAGCTGATGGAGCTGATGTACCAGTGTCATGCGGCGGGCGTGGATATTGTCACGATCGGACAGTACCTGAGGCCGTCGCTGGCGCATCTACCGGTTGAGCGGTTTTATCATCCTGAGGAGTTCGCCGAGCTGGCGCGGATCGGGATGGAGCAGGTCGGGCTGGGGCACGTGGAAGCCGGGCCGCTGGTGCGCAGTTCGTACAAGGCGTTTCATCAGTCGAAGCACCTCCTGGAGGTTTCATGA
- a CDS encoding Rrf2 family transcriptional regulator yields the protein MQLSRKADYALRAVRHISTLPKGKLGSINSIAEAESIPREFLAKILKDLTRSGILVSYQGVTGGYRLSRLPKEISFLDVIEAIEGPIHMNLCTEGPNCGCDQYGGCQFREFWEVQETSVKKALAKHHFGKYARRGVRR from the coding sequence ATGCAATTATCACGTAAGGCCGACTATGCACTTCGGGCGGTGCGGCACATTTCGACTCTGCCGAAGGGGAAGCTGGGGTCGATCAATTCGATTGCCGAGGCCGAGTCGATTCCGCGCGAGTTTCTCGCGAAGATACTCAAGGATTTGACCCGAAGCGGCATCCTGGTGTCCTACCAGGGCGTGACCGGCGGCTATCGTCTCTCCCGCCTCCCCAAAGAGATTTCATTCCTCGACGTGATCGAGGCGATCGAGGGGCCGATCCACATGAACCTGTGTACCGAAGGCCCCAATTGCGGCTGCGACCAGTACGGCGGCTGCCAGTTCCGCGAGTTCTGGGAAGTCCAGGAGACCAGCGTGAAGAAGGCGCTCGCGAAGCACCATTTCGGCAAGTACGCCCGCCGCGGAGTGCGCCGGTAG
- the pdxT gene encoding pyridoxal 5'-phosphate synthase glutaminase subunit PdxT: MNASDKTIGVLALQGDYGLHKRQIESLGARYREVRLPRDMEGLDALIVPGGESTTMDILIDRFGLRQPIAEFGAARPIYGTCAGMILLAKEIERNQAGVKTFGLIDIDVARNDYGRQVFSFEEEIEADFHGTKKRFLGGFIRAPRVTRAGAAVTVLARFQDWPVLVEQNNILAASFHSELETDTTLLAYFFEHFLLDSADHKRILDG, encoded by the coding sequence ATGAACGCCAGTGACAAAACAATCGGAGTATTGGCGCTGCAGGGCGACTACGGGCTGCACAAGCGGCAGATCGAGTCGCTGGGGGCGCGGTACCGCGAAGTGCGGCTGCCGCGCGATATGGAGGGGCTCGACGCGCTGATCGTGCCGGGGGGGGAGTCGACGACGATGGACATCCTGATCGATCGGTTCGGCCTTCGGCAGCCGATCGCCGAGTTTGGCGCGGCGCGTCCGATTTACGGCACGTGCGCGGGGATGATTTTGCTGGCGAAGGAAATCGAGCGGAACCAGGCCGGCGTAAAGACGTTTGGATTGATTGATATCGATGTTGCCCGGAACGATTACGGGCGGCAGGTTTTTTCGTTTGAGGAAGAGATCGAGGCCGACTTTCACGGGACGAAAAAGCGCTTTCTGGGCGGGTTTATCCGGGCTCCCCGGGTGACGCGAGCGGGGGCGGCCGTGACGGTGCTGGCGCGGTTTCAGGACTGGCCGGTGCTGGTGGAGCAGAACAATATTCTGGCGGCATCGTTTCACAGTGAACTGGAAACGGACACGACACTGCTGGCGTATTTTTTCGAACATTTTTTGCTCGACAGCGCCGATCATAAACGTATATTAGATGGATGA
- a CDS encoding 2Fe-2S iron-sulfur cluster-binding protein, producing MPKVTFLPLDIEVDVPEGTIILDAALDNNIKIDHNCGGNCACSTCHVIVEKGFETLNEKTEDEEDMLDEAENLTDHSRLACQCKITSDLIVRIPEKSSEWDDDDTF from the coding sequence ATGCCGAAAGTAACGTTTCTGCCATTGGATATCGAGGTGGACGTCCCCGAGGGAACGATAATTCTCGATGCGGCGCTCGACAACAACATCAAAATCGATCATAACTGCGGCGGCAACTGCGCCTGCTCCACATGCCACGTGATCGTCGAAAAGGGCTTTGAGACGCTGAACGAGAAGACCGAAGACGAAGAAGATATGCTCGACGAGGCGGAGAATCTCACCGATCATTCCCGGCTCGCCTGCCAGTGCAAGATTACGTCGGATCTGATCGTCAGAATTCCTGAGAAGTCGTCGGAGTGGGACGACGACGATACCTTCTAA
- a CDS encoding iron-sulfur cluster assembly accessory protein translates to MADQMTSGGVQPQADEQIVRVTPQAVAELKRLIGREKEENLFVRIGVASGGCSGMSYAMEFDNEPKYTDHEFDFDGLRVRVDSSALVYIKGSIVDYKGGLLGGGFSFENPNAKRSCGCGTSFTC, encoded by the coding sequence ATGGCTGACCAGATGACTTCCGGCGGCGTTCAACCGCAGGCCGATGAGCAGATCGTGCGCGTGACGCCACAGGCGGTAGCCGAACTCAAACGGCTGATTGGCCGGGAAAAAGAAGAAAACCTCTTTGTCCGTATCGGCGTTGCTTCGGGCGGCTGCTCCGGAATGTCCTACGCCATGGAATTCGACAACGAGCCCAAATACACCGACCACGAGTTCGATTTCGACGGCCTCAGGGTTCGCGTCGATTCCTCGGCCCTTGTCTACATCAAGGGCTCGATCGTGGACTACAAAGGTGGGTTGCTCGGCGGCGGCTTCAGTTTCGAAAACCCCAACGCCAAGCGCTCCTGCGGCTGCGGTACTTCGTTCACCTGCTGA
- a CDS encoding DUF2341 domain-containing protein, translated as MTSLVIDTRRIKTEREMEMLAKAIAGDPSVLQSGVRADFGYFGDVGAFPSDLDALLVNPGLSTWRGPYLPPGMVEDTTGFLRDEWGQSYQYTGGVEIVSQGGGSSLTHSLADDPSDYLLNWYAGVVLDASGGVPGPIYRDSVTVTLTYPDGAGSMTSQSIHPDSSGAFALSNVPAGRHRIELVFLPSVDTLVRYATVLPRHNGTATFRFAADYFGGSPSGFGRRAELIIVAARVPADLADFPLLLTRLNLPSEMLDADGAHPADNGGGDIRFTLDRNGNNVLACEIVEFTPNNIPSNASAEIWVKVPFVSGSVNTSIWVWYDKPGATQPLPDDPGGAYEVWDSNYVLVHHLDDNPGGIAPQAIDATGNGNNGTSLGGMNSSDLVGGRIGRAIDFDGNNDYIRIPAAGATVTGKAITMEGWMYLRRATGDANLMERGSNYALWEIRDGGTPYNVFFDNSWRRFNFGRAATWFLDDWHYVVCTYDGAQVRSYIDGDPDRTYSYTSDLNPTASNYDLGIALNAGWNDSYYRGRVDEIRVSRVVRSAAYVKAQFNNHDSPATFVLPQTPETP; from the coding sequence ATGACCAGTCTGGTCATCGACACGAGACGTATCAAAACGGAACGCGAAATGGAGATGCTGGCAAAAGCGATTGCCGGTGATCCCTCTGTGTTACAGTCCGGCGTGCGGGCAGACTTCGGATACTTCGGAGATGTGGGTGCCTTCCCCTCCGACCTCGACGCGTTACTGGTGAATCCGGGCCTCAGCACCTGGCGCGGACCATACCTTCCGCCCGGGATGGTAGAGGATACAACCGGCTTCCTCCGTGACGAATGGGGTCAGTCCTACCAGTACACCGGCGGAGTCGAAATCGTCTCCCAGGGCGGCGGCTCTTCACTCACTCACAGCCTCGCTGACGACCCGTCGGATTACCTTCTGAACTGGTATGCCGGGGTCGTCCTGGATGCATCCGGAGGCGTGCCCGGCCCGATTTACCGGGACTCGGTAACAGTGACGTTGACCTATCCGGACGGTGCGGGGTCGATGACGAGTCAGTCCATTCACCCGGATTCATCAGGTGCGTTTGCACTGTCGAATGTACCGGCGGGGCGACACCGTATCGAGCTCGTCTTTCTCCCGAGTGTTGATACGCTGGTTCGGTACGCCACCGTGCTGCCTCGCCACAACGGCACGGCCACCTTCAGGTTTGCCGCCGACTACTTCGGAGGAAGCCCCTCGGGATTCGGCCGCCGCGCCGAACTCATCATAGTGGCGGCACGCGTGCCCGCAGATCTGGCCGACTTCCCATTGTTGCTTACCAGGTTGAATCTTCCTTCGGAAATGCTCGATGCCGACGGAGCCCATCCGGCGGACAACGGAGGCGGCGACATTCGCTTCACCCTGGATCGCAACGGCAACAACGTGCTCGCATGCGAGATTGTCGAGTTTACCCCAAACAACATTCCATCCAACGCCTCGGCCGAAATATGGGTCAAAGTGCCGTTTGTCTCGGGCAGCGTGAACACATCGATCTGGGTGTGGTATGATAAACCCGGCGCCACCCAGCCGCTTCCCGACGATCCCGGCGGAGCCTATGAAGTGTGGGACTCCAATTACGTGCTCGTTCACCACCTCGATGACAACCCTGGCGGTATCGCACCCCAGGCAATTGACGCCACCGGCAACGGCAATAACGGCACCTCGCTCGGAGGAATGAACAGCAGTGATCTCGTCGGCGGGCGGATCGGTCGGGCGATCGACTTCGACGGCAACAATGATTACATTCGCATACCGGCAGCCGGTGCGACCGTCACCGGCAAAGCTATTACGATGGAAGGGTGGATGTACCTTCGCCGTGCAACCGGTGATGCCAACCTCATGGAGCGGGGCTCCAACTACGCCCTGTGGGAAATTCGCGACGGGGGCACGCCGTACAATGTTTTCTTCGACAACTCCTGGCGCAGATTCAATTTCGGACGGGCGGCAACCTGGTTCCTGGATGACTGGCACTATGTCGTATGTACGTACGATGGCGCGCAGGTTCGCTCCTACATCGATGGAGACCCGGACCGAACGTACAGCTACACGAGTGATCTAAATCCCACCGCAAGCAACTACGATCTGGGCATTGCGCTCAACGCCGGCTGGAACGACTCCTACTATCGCGGACGCGTGGACGAAATTCGGGTATCCCGCGTGGTACGGTCCGCTGCCTACGTAAAAGCGCAGTTCAACAATCATGACAGCCCCGCCACCTTCGTTCTACCGCAGACACCGGAGACCCCATGA
- a CDS encoding DUF2480 family protein, with the protein MRVTRSMAFVVVDPAEFLTDGAFFEDSFIDKAGAVDWNSFAGRQVLVRGCNSTVIPPWAYMYITGKLAGVARSVRFGNEHDNIVVYRAPASPPEDNAPLKSGPGTR; encoded by the coding sequence CTGAGGGTTACGCGTTCGATGGCATTTGTGGTGGTGGACCCGGCCGAGTTCCTGACCGATGGTGCGTTCTTCGAAGATTCCTTCATTGACAAAGCCGGGGCTGTCGATTGGAATTCCTTCGCCGGCCGTCAGGTACTTGTGCGCGGCTGTAATTCTACCGTTATTCCCCCCTGGGCGTACATGTATATCACCGGAAAGCTCGCCGGAGTGGCCAGGTCCGTCCGCTTCGGCAATGAACACGACAATATCGTGGTGTACCGCGCTCCGGCCTCGCCGCCGGAAGATAACGCCCCACTGAAGTCCGGTCCGGGCACTCGATAA
- the pdxS gene encoding pyridoxal 5'-phosphate synthase lyase subunit PdxS: protein MMTRFDSKEHKVKIGLAEMLKGGVIMDVTSPEQAKIAEQCGAAAVMALERVPSDIRAEGGVARMADLDIIDGIKRVVTIPVMAKCRIGHFVEARVLETMEIDFIDESEVLTPADNVFHVNKWDFKVPFVCGCRNLGEALRRISEGAAMIRTKGEAGTGDVSQAVKHLREITSVMRSLTAMTETELYGVAKEHRVSIDLVRKVAETGKLPVPNFAAGGVATPADAALCMHLGAEAVFVGSGIFKSSNPEKYGTAIVNATTHWQDFAVIAEHSHGLGGAMKGIQAESIPKEEQLQVR from the coding sequence ATGATGACACGGTTCGACAGCAAGGAACACAAGGTGAAAATCGGTTTGGCCGAGATGCTCAAGGGCGGCGTCATAATGGACGTTACGAGCCCGGAGCAGGCCAAGATTGCCGAGCAGTGCGGTGCGGCCGCAGTCATGGCGCTGGAGCGCGTGCCTTCCGACATCCGGGCCGAGGGCGGGGTCGCCCGCATGGCCGATCTGGACATTATCGACGGCATCAAGCGGGTGGTGACGATCCCGGTCATGGCGAAGTGCCGGATCGGGCATTTCGTGGAAGCGCGCGTGCTGGAGACGATGGAGATCGACTTCATCGATGAGTCCGAGGTGCTGACGCCGGCGGACAACGTTTTCCATGTCAACAAGTGGGACTTCAAGGTACCGTTCGTGTGCGGCTGTCGCAACCTGGGCGAAGCCCTTCGGCGTATCTCCGAAGGGGCGGCGATGATCCGCACCAAGGGCGAGGCGGGAACGGGCGACGTTTCGCAGGCCGTGAAGCACCTGAGAGAGATTACATCGGTGATGCGCTCGCTCACCGCCATGACCGAGACCGAGCTGTACGGGGTGGCGAAAGAGCACCGGGTGTCGATCGATCTGGTTCGCAAGGTTGCGGAGACGGGCAAGCTTCCGGTGCCGAATTTCGCCGCAGGCGGAGTGGCGACGCCGGCCGATGCGGCGTTGTGCATGCACCTGGGCGCCGAGGCGGTGTTTGTCGGCTCGGGCATTTTCAAGTCGAGCAACCCCGAGAAGTACGGTACGGCGATCGTCAACGCGACCACGCACTGGCAGGATTTCGCGGTGATCGCGGAGCACTCGCACGGGCTGGGCGGCGCGATGAAGGGGATCCAGGCGGAGTCGATCCCGAAAGAAGAGCAGTTGCAGGTGCGGTAA
- a CDS encoding phage Gp37/Gp68 family protein: MSDHARIEYTWLTWNPVTGCDAVSPGCEHCYAARMAKRLQAMGVAKYKNGFAVTLHPDLLEAPLSWKKPRVVFVNSMSDLFHDQVPTEYIQRIFDVMRRADLHTFQILTKRSKRLKRIASEIDWPPNVWMGVTVERREYVYRIKDLCATGATVKFLSLEPLLGPLSDLDLSGIDWAIVGGESGPGARPIRPEWVRDIRDQCEVQGVHFFFKQWGGVNKKRAGRRLDGRLYEAMPELYVRGEAQGRLL, translated from the coding sequence ATGTCCGACCATGCCAGAATCGAGTATACGTGGCTGACCTGGAACCCGGTCACCGGGTGTGATGCGGTGTCGCCGGGGTGCGAACATTGCTATGCCGCCCGCATGGCGAAACGGCTTCAGGCGATGGGAGTGGCCAAGTACAAAAACGGGTTCGCGGTCACGCTTCACCCGGACCTGCTTGAAGCGCCCCTGTCGTGGAAAAAGCCGCGAGTGGTGTTTGTCAATTCGATGTCCGACCTCTTTCACGATCAGGTGCCCACAGAATACATCCAGCGGATATTCGATGTCATGCGCCGGGCCGATTTGCATACGTTCCAGATTCTCACCAAGCGCTCGAAGCGCCTCAAACGAATCGCCAGTGAGATCGACTGGCCGCCGAATGTGTGGATGGGGGTAACGGTCGAGCGGCGAGAGTATGTCTACCGAATCAAGGACCTCTGCGCGACCGGGGCGACGGTCAAGTTTCTGTCGCTCGAACCGCTGTTGGGGCCGCTGTCTGATCTCGACCTGAGTGGGATTGACTGGGCGATTGTGGGCGGGGAGTCCGGCCCGGGGGCGCGTCCGATCAGACCGGAGTGGGTGCGGGATATCCGCGACCAGTGCGAGGTTCAGGGGGTGCATTTCTTTTTCAAGCAGTGGGGCGGGGTGAACAAAAAGCGCGCGGGCCGGAGGCTCGATGGGCGGTTGTACGAGGCGATGCCGGAGTTGTATGTGCGGGGGGAGGCGCAGGGGCGGTTGTTGTAG
- a CDS encoding prepilin-type N-terminal cleavage/methylation domain-containing protein: MPYHRLKSQCGYSLIELIIVVMIIGLIAGIAVRSLRSSNEVSRTNATLARMDLLASAIAGNPDRVSGGVRSDYGYVGDIGSLPPTLDALVTDPGGLATWRGPYVTDKFGNGGPDYTFRQDAWGVPFQYSGGASIVSTGSGTTLTRHIAASVEDLLYNSVTLAITDVERVPPGSTYRDSIRAVLVYPDGAGSYRWRSATPDAGGRLEFDSIPAGLHRLHIIYLPDSDTITRLVNVDPGRTFYTDITLTRGLH, from the coding sequence ATGCCATACCACCGTCTCAAGAGCCAGTGCGGCTATTCACTTATCGAACTGATCATTGTCGTGATGATCATCGGCCTGATTGCCGGAATCGCCGTGAGATCGCTGCGAAGCAGCAACGAAGTATCTCGTACCAATGCGACTCTTGCGAGGATGGACCTGTTGGCCTCCGCCATCGCCGGCAACCCGGACCGGGTATCAGGAGGTGTTCGCTCCGACTACGGTTATGTCGGCGACATTGGCTCGTTGCCGCCGACACTCGACGCACTTGTCACTGACCCGGGCGGACTGGCAACCTGGCGCGGCCCTTATGTCACTGACAAGTTCGGAAACGGTGGACCGGACTACACGTTCAGACAGGACGCGTGGGGCGTGCCGTTCCAATACTCCGGCGGGGCTTCCATAGTGTCCACTGGTTCCGGCACCACGCTGACGAGGCATATCGCAGCTTCGGTCGAAGACCTGCTCTACAACAGCGTCACGCTGGCGATCACCGATGTCGAGCGCGTGCCGCCCGGCTCCACTTATCGCGATTCCATCCGTGCGGTGCTGGTGTACCCGGATGGCGCCGGATCATACCGGTGGCGTTCCGCAACCCCCGACGCCGGCGGACGGCTCGAGTTTGACTCGATACCTGCAGGGCTCCATCGCCTGCACATCATATACCTTCCCGACTCGGACACGATCACACGATTGGTCAATGTCGACCCGGGCAGAACCTTTTACACCGATATCACGCTGACACGGGGGCTCCATTGA